In Gracilinanus agilis isolate LMUSP501 chromosome 1, AgileGrace, whole genome shotgun sequence, the sequence GAAGAAGTAGTGAACAAGAAGCATGGTGAGGcggaaaagaaaaaaccaaaaactcaaaTAGTGTGCAAGCACTTTCTTGATGCTATTGAAAACAACAAATATGGCTGGTTTTGGGTTTGCCCCGGAGGTGGTGATAATTGTATGTACCGTCATGCTCTTCCTCCTGgttttgtattaaaaaaagataagaagaaagaagaaaaagaagatgaaatttcatTAGAAGATCTAATAGAAAGAGAGCGTTCTGCTTTAGGACCAAATGTTACCAAAATCACTTTAGAGTCTTTTCTTgcatggaagaaaaggaaaagacaagaaaagattGATAAACTTGAGCAAgatatggaaagaagaaaagcagactTTAAGGCAGGAAAAGCACTAGTGATCAGTGGCCGAGAAGTTTTTGAATTTCGTCCTGAACtggttgatgatgatgatgaagaagcaGATGATACTCGATATACTCAAGGAACTGGTGGTGATGAGGTTGAAGATCTAATAAGAGTAAATGATATAGATTTGAGCCAATATATCCCAAAGGATGTGGATGAGACTGGTATTACTGTGGCTAGTCTTGAAAGATTCAGTACATATACTTCAGTAGAGAAGGACGATAATAAATTGAGTGAAGCTTCAGGAGGTGGGGCAGAAAATGGAGAACAAAGTgatttggaagaaaataatgaagaacaGGAAAATGGAGTGATTGGTGCTGTTCCTGTTGATGAAAACCTTTTTACTGGAGAGGATTTGGATGAACTTGAAGAAGAATTAAACACACTTGATTTAGAGGAATGACAGCAAGCaagtcagatgaaaaaattgtcAGCTCAGCATAAATTGAAATTgactacattaattttttttctcctgtctaGAATTCTTAAACAAGATGTTTATGGTTTCTCACACTGATTTCAGGAGGCACCCCCTCCTCAaatccctcttcccctccccccaaaaaaggagtATTCACCCTTATCACCTCTATTCTGACCTTGACTACACCTCTATAGTAAGTTCAGAGTAGGTCATAAGTAATCTGAAATATAATGGTCATTACAGAAAAGATTTTGTAAATAATTGAAGTAGGAagtataaatgcttttttccaacTTGTGAGTTTTATTGGGCATGTGTTATTACCAAGTACAACATACATATTGAAAATATCCCTCATTTAAGCTGCATCTTTTTAATGAGTGGTttgatttactttgtatttatatattaaaaaaaaaagactgcctaaAATAAGAGCACTGTACTTCATAAATAGACAACTTATGCAGATTCAGTGTTACATTTCTTTGGATAATTAATCAGATGGACATTAAAGATGCAAGTTCTTTAAACTGACAGCATCATCTGGAATGCCCTCTGTAAGCCGGTTTAAattttccctctgcctttttgCCAACAAAGTTGTAAATAAAGACCATcaaacgttaaaaaaaaaaaaaaaaaaaaaaaaaaaaaaaaaaagatttgcaggCTGTCAATGATTATGTTATTAAAACTCATCCAGTTGTACCAAGTCCCAtggctataatttcttccattccaagccaggcaagatatttcactgtggtagacTTATGCTCAGctttcttctctattctcttttatgaagattctcaaaagatctttgcttatACTTGGGAGAAGACACAGGGAATGTGGACTTGTTTGCCTCAAGGGTTCACGTACTCCCACTCCCAAAGtcaattttcacaaattttaGAGATTTTAAGACTATAAAACATTCAAGGAGAGCAAATTGGTGcatttttgtggatgatattctccTTGCATTTCCCAAATGTTAAAGTGTGCCTTAGAGATAGCAGAGTTCTTTTGTTGGAATTGTAAGTGTGGGCATAAGATCTGCAAGGCAAAATTACAGTGGGTTTTGCCTACAGTGCAATATCTAGCTTGTGTTATCATAGTGTCTTGGTCTCTGCCCAGGGTTCTCCTAGTGCctgcttttcatttaaaaaaaaaaaaaaaaaagctttgaatcATGTTTTGGTAAGGTAGGACTTTCTTTTCTTGCCCCCAAAGTTGTGTCCCCTCTGTTCTGGTTAGTTTCAGGTAAAAACTTAAACCATTGTTACAGATTTCTCTTCCTGAAGCTAATcgcagaagtcatctagtccaacctgtaaTTAGGCCTGAATTTTGTGTCCAAAATCTCTATTTATACCAGACAGTTTTTCCTTGAAGATGGGTATTGTAGGGAAACTGCTATATGCCAAGGCAGCCTCTTCCACTTTGGGCTGGGTCTGGTTtttagaaagaaaggcaaagccAAGAAGGTAGCCTAGCAGAAGCAAAAGGTGGGCCTGCCCTGAGAATGTCAAAGCAACCTTAAAATGTGCTTTTCAATGACTAGAGTCACGGAACAGTATAAAACTAAAGCTCCTCATTTTGCTTAGTCTAGCAAGTTTTTCTGTATTCCTACTTCAATCTTCCCTCAAATTCAAGACcaaatgataaaatggaaagcaagggaaaaagcatttcaaaatacTTGCTCATTGCCCTCTACTGGGTAAATGAGTTCATAGTTATCATTAATTTCACATCATCCCTAGGAGTTTGAGTCTTATTGTCCTCAATTCATAGTTGAGGTAAACtgaggtgaaataatttacccaggGCCACCCACATATCATCTCTTCGAGAAtggattaaatttctttttctgactccagattttgATCTCTTAACCCTTGGCTAGCAGCTTCCTTTAATTTGTAAATAATGGAGGTTGTATAATATGTTTATCCTATTACAAGAGataaataaagatggaattttctAATTGCAAATGTTTTCCATGATCTCTGACCTCCTTCAAATGTCTTCAAAGTGAATACAACAGAAGCCATTCTGTAATCCTTACTTGCCTGcctcctttttttaaaggggatcatattttttatttttttctccatctcccttctttcttatgcccagggcttccagttcctagagaaaaatttatCTCCTATTTTCACCAAGGAGAACCACCATGGCTGCCAGAGCAAAAAGGCCCAAGGAACTCCTGCCTAGGTGAGTGAGTTGAAAGCAGATGTAAACAGGCTGTTATCCCAAAAGACTTTTATCTGTTGTGGTGAAGGTGTGCTAGATTTGGAAACTGACAGACGAACACTGAATCATGCTGTTCATTTCCTGAGAGATTAATGATAGACTCAATATAGGGCTTGAGATGTAATATATGGTAAATTGTTAAATAAGATGAATATTTAGTATGTCTGCACTAAATGGCAAAAAATCTTTGCCtctatagagaaaagaaaacttctattcCACTTTGAAAATCACTACATGAGTATTAAAAAGGGTGAAATTGTTTCTCTGCTTAGCATACAAAATTTACCATGGTAGACCATGTGATAGTGTATCCATAATAATGAGAACAGAATATCTGGAAGGTTACCTGAcattcccaaaattataagaataatggaGGTGTGACTTTTTAGGAACAATAGTagaaagggcaatggagaaaaTTTGTGCAATATTGTGGACAAAGCATTCTCATGCTTAGGGTTTTGAGTTGTAGTCTAGGTGCAAGGAAGTTGTTCAGCCCATTCCTCCTTTCTTTATTCATGACACGAGTTGCAAAGTATGAAGAGAATCTTGGGGCTGCCTGTGTCACAGGTCCATTATAATTGTATGAGAaagtctttctaaaatcatccatcTTGCAGATATGGCCAAATGGTCTATCCAAAGAGTAGTTTTGCTTGTTTCGTTTTGAAAACTCCTTTTTGCCTGGAGAAATACAATAGAAATCAgtttactttctgccatcagatGAACAAACATATtgctccgtgtgtgtgtgtgtgtcctcttttcttctgtgttcatATCATTATCTGTTTTCTTTAGAGGCAGAGACTAATTTTGAAGTGACTGAGTTGTCTGCAAAGGTGAGCCTTTTTGTGGAAGGATCTGGCCCCCAAGGATGCATGAATGAGGATCCTCATGACTTCTGTTCAAGAGAAATCTGTGACTCTACTATTAAGTtgaataaaaatccaaagagtaACTGTGAATTTGATGAAACTGCAGAGAAATTTAGCCAAAATTCAGTCCTAACTCATGATATTAAATTGACCTCAGGAAATGACTATTGTCAGGATAGGAAATATAGGAAATGCTTTCGTGAAGAAGTAGGACTTGTTCAGTCACATGAGAAATCTGAAATGCCCATGTATCAAGGTAACGCTGGAGGAATGGTCTTTGGCTGCACTTCAGACCACAGACAGCCAAAAAATAAACGTGTTGAGATGGTTTCTGTGAGAGATAAAGGTAGGAGACCTTTCCATCAGAACTCTGagcttgctgcacatcagagaatccactctagagagaaatcttatgaatgtaaacaatgtggaaaggcttttagaaAGAAGGTATATCttgctaagcatcagagaatccacactggagagaaatctcatcaatgtaaacaatgtggaaaggctttcagagaGAGAGGCAATCTTgttacacatcagagaatccacactggagaaaaaccttatgaatgtaaatactgtggaaaggcttttagagagaagaaagttcTTGCTAAGCATGAGAACATCCACACTGGACATAAAAGTTTTAAATGCAAACAGTGTGAAAAGACTTTCTCTCAGAGGAACAATCTTGTTGCACATCAGAGCATCCACagtggtgagaaaccttatgaatgtaaacagtgtggaaaggctttcataaaGAAGGaacatcttgctgtacatcagagcatccacactggagagaaaccttatgaatgtaaacagtgtggaaaggctttcacacagaagGGCAATcttgctacacatcagagaatccacactggagagaaaccgtatgaatgtaaacactgtggaaagactttcacatgGAGCGtctctcttgctgcacatcagagcatccacactggagagaaaccttatgaatgtaaacaatgtggaaagactttcacactGAAGTgctctcttgctgcacatcagagaatccactctggagagaaaccttatgattgtaaacagtgtggaaaggcctTCACAGCAAGTGGctctcttgctaaacatcagagaatccacactggagagaaaccttataaatgtaaacagtgtggaaaggctttcatacaGAGGAGCAATCTTACCAGACATCAGacaattcacactggagagaaaccttatcagTCTAAACACTGTGGAACCGTTTTTACACAGAGGGCCTCTCTTGCTGAACATCAGCGAATCCTCATtggagagaaacctcatgaatgTAAACAGTATGGAAAGACTTTCATAGAGAGGGACCATCTTGCCAGTAATCAgagcatccacactggagagaaacttttATTGTATAGGATAACATCTTGCTTTATTCTCCAGAATGCATCAGTTAGTATTAGTAATCTTTGATTGGCAACTTCTATAGAAAATTAGTGAAAGTTCGGTGTCCTTCAGAAGGGAGATACTAATTTCTTGTcatgaaagtagagaaattcccccctccccagcagctttttatatatatatatattaatatacaccttcaatttattcttttttaatgtgtccaaaatctttccttttaaaaaattcatgtatTAAGTTGTTAGATTCTTATTGTGTAAAGGAAATCATGTAGTGGATTGGatcatgtaagaaataaaatggatataaaagaatagatttaaaaatattagtgtactaaaagatttattggtagccattagaaaaatgaagccacgtgccatgctgagagtcagtttaaaagactCAACATTACCTCTGGCATCATGTTGCTTTAGCTGGAAAAGAGAGAGTGCCAATCCTGgaactttttattcttctctctatttATTACGCTTCCTGCCTATGTGATTatgtaagccaggaatcatgagaaatgtagtttgaaagacccctaaatgtccacagaaagtttagatcagggacctcaaaattagttcaggacccccaaatttcctaTACTACAGTCACGAGGATATAATGGCAGCAGGAAACAGGCAGCGAGAAAGAAATCAGGAGATGCAAGTCACAGCAGATGTCCCAATGCACTGTACCCCGGAATGCTCCTCGAGaggcccaggcaaaatagaaaggcAACAGTTGGCTCCTGTGACTTGATGTGTGGGGgttagaggaaggagaaaaagtttgataaactgaggaaAGAGATTTCACTCTCAGTTTTCTTGCTTGCAGGATTTTCCTATGAGCATGGCTAGGGGACAGCAGAATAGGAAGCTAACTGGAGCAACCAGGACAGTAACTTCTatatctctcctctttcctcctcttttctgaGGCCCCAAGACATAAGGGGCAGCCATGAGGCCACTGCTCACCCTCCACCCTGATATCCCCagtatttgtttttctccccAGCACTGCCTCTAGTCTTGGGAGACTCTGCTTTCTTACCTCCGATCCCACAAGCCAGTACACCCACCACCTACAGGCTAACAGTAAAAATGcaagcaatttaaaaataaggtaaaataaaatgaaattaaacatgAATAAAGAACacagaaatttataaaattaaagaaaattaagggcagctgggtagttcagtggattgagattcaggcgtagagatgggagggcctaggttcaaatccagcctcagacacttcccagctctgtgaccctgggcaagtcacttgacccccattgcccacccttaccactcttccaccaaggagccaatacacagaagttacaggtttaaacaacaaaaaaaagcaaaaagaaattaaagaaaattgaataaaatcaagttaaagttaaaaaaataaatacacaaaattaATTTGGTACACTAATTAAGTAGTCCATCATTTCAAAACTTATTGCCTTGCATTGGCTTCTTATTTAACCCTAACACCAAAGTCCAgttttattgtcttttaaaataaacttaaaggaagtattttttttttattattatcggGAATGGTTTGGAGttctttaatttatttgattttgtacAATTCAGTCCTGGGCCCTAGGCTCAGTGCCACGTACCTGCAGTAGGGACCATAACTCTAAAGCCCGCTCTCTttgccctccccacctccccaagtTGGCATTGTTCTTCCCCAATAGCAGGAGCCCCAAACAGAAGAAAGACTAGGGATTTTTCTAAATTTCGGGAACAAAAATAGTAGCTTTTGACCAAATAGTCAATAATCCCCCATCATGGGGAATATTACTATGAAGAAGTCAAGTCCTTTTCCTCAGGGTGTGCCATTGTGTAAATTACTAAGTGATTTAGATGAATCAGGATTTCCCAGGAAGCATTGGATGTCaaggaaggagacaaagaggTTGTGCAAAGCCTGGACATTGAAGTCCTTTCCCTGGCCCTACTTTGGctcttgtttttattatttatttatttgttttttgggggtcctagagatttttatttaatttattaatttataacatttctccatggtaataggattcatgttctatccctcctatcctcccaccccttcccatagctcacacccaattccactgggttttacatgtgtcattgatcaagacctatttccatattattgatatttgcattaaggtgttCAATTTGAggcaatatccctaattatatcaccgtccacccatgtgatcaggcagttttttttcttctgtgtttctacttcagttcttcctctgaatgtgaatagcattctttctcataattccctaagaatttttctggatcattgcatcgctgctagtagagaagtccatacTTTTAAAGTCTAAAAGAATTGAAACCAATTCTTGGCAGCAAGGATTCCAGAGAATATTTGAACTTGTGGCTCTGGGCATATCACTTTGATGGTTCCACCAAGCTGATTATTACCAATAACCTCCCAGTTAAATCTGAAAAAACTGACACCCAACTTCTTCCCAGCTCACCTACCATGAGGTTATCCTTTATTTTGATCCTGCCATCCTGACTCCTTCGGCACCTCCCCCTAACATGTCCTCATTTCCCAGCCCACCTTTGATACCATCTCTCTGTCCCCCGCTCAGTGGCTAACTTGTGCCCTGCCAATGCTTGCTCTGCTGTGCCCGGCCTCTACCTTGCCCTGCCCACCTTCTCTTTTGTCTTGCCCAGCTTTTCCCTCCCCATGGCCCAGCCTTCCCCTGTCCTCCCCTGGACCagtttttcctcctccccctccctcttcctcccctgcCCATCCCACTCCTTCCCCTGTAGCTCTCTCAGTACCTCTCCTCCCTTGTGCTCCATCTCCACCCAGACAATGAGCCAAGCACCAGGAACCCCAGACCAGTCCAATACAGTCCTTTTCCCCCCTCAGGGATGTTCCCACTTATGACAGACAAAGGGATTGGTCAATATTAGACCTCAAACACCTTTTTCTCcacaagatattgagagattcagTGAGAAAACTACTGCCTTTGGTGAGGCATCTGGTGATGATTAAAAAGTTTTAATGTATATTTGGCACATATAACCCAGGTTGGGCAGATGTTACAGAATTGCCTCATGCTCTGTTGATGGAAGGGGAGAGGAACATGGTCCTTTCCATGGTGAACAGGtcccaaaatattttccaaaaccaTGAATCATCACGTTTTTGTTAGATTAAAAAGTTGGCAGAGTGAGGTAATTTACCTAACatcttggtttgtttgttttgttttcaacacccttaccttccattttagtatcagttctgtgTAGTGATTTtaagggagaagaagaatgagGGTTAGACAGTGGGATTTCAGTACTTTGCCCAGGATGacctagctaggaaatgtctgagggcaggtttgaacccaggacctcccacctatAAGCCTGATTCAAACTCTTGAGCCTCCTAACTGCCTTCCTAATACCTTGTTTCCATTCCAAATAGAAGATGAGCTAATTGCCTTAGTGTATTCTGAAACTTGTATTCAGGATTTCCAGTTATTAagacccccccccctccccttccctcttcctctccctctcttcctccttttctccctcccttcacattcccctctccccttttAATCTTTCTggtctttatctctctttctcttgtctttatctctgtctcttgtttttgtctctccctctcttgtcttctgtttcttgtttttctctctcttgtcttcatctctctttttctacctctggtctttatctcttttctctgcctcttgtctttctgtctgtcttcttctctcttcctccttccctcctcctacctCCTACCATGGGTTTTAGCTAGACGGCAAAATATCTTCTCTTAAATTAATCAAACCTGAGGAGACAAGTGCCCGTGGGAAGTCCTGCCCATACTCTTGGCTCCCTGAGACTGCAGTGCTCCCTAGTGTCCATGTCTCCCCAATTAATCGATggtgagagaaggggaaaaggcctGGGACTGAACCCTGGTTGCCTGTTAGGACATGGTCGAACATGCAgtaaaagacagagaaggagttTTCTTCTAAGGAGGAGTAAAACCAGAAGAGGGCAATGTCAGAAAGCAAGAGGGAAGATGGTGAACAAAAGGGTCAAGGGCTACCAAGAGGACAAGAGAGATAGGATGACTTCCTTTGGGAATGCAGCTCCTTTACTAACTGGCCCTGGGAACTCGATTCTGTTAATCCTCAGGGTTTCAGTTCCCTCTTATCTAAAATTATGGGAGTAGAGTAATGATCTTCAAGATCCCATTCACCTCTACATTTTAGTGTCCTTCATGGTGCCCTGATAGGAAAACAATAACCTAGATTTGGCCTGAACAGAAAATAATAACATAAGATCTTCACCTCTCTGATTCTAATAGTCCAGTCATTTTCGTCCTGTCTAACTCTGTGTGTcctcatttgaaattttttctttttgagaaaaataatggattggtttgtcatttgcttctctccctcattttacagatgtgaaaacaaGCTGCGTAGTCATTAAGCTTCTGCTAATGTAGCTTTGAAAAGCATTGTTGTTCtgccttttattttcattggaatCTAATTCTTTTCACCTAGGATTTCTTGGCATGCCCTCTCCCATATTTCTGATGATTATTTTTCTGaacttgaatttattttctgGAAAGAAAGTGTAATCCCCATTAATGTCATCCTATTAGATTCATCCTAACTTTCCCTGTAAAATCCATTTATCCTGctaaaaatagataaaccatttcACAATAGATTAACCCTTCAGGCTGTCATAGCCCCTTCTGGCTATCCCACTTAATTTAACTTCAGTTATGGATATCAGAAGAATCCAATGATCTAAGTAAGGTCAAGAGCTAGAAGCAATCTTACTGGACATATATTCCAAGGCCttaattttccaaatgaggaaactgaggccccaaagggcataatagctagtatttctagaatgtataaagcattttatatgtacTCTCATTTGAGTCTCTCAAAAACCTTGttataattttctcatctttagagGGGAATAAGGAAGAGGCTCAAAGAGATTATGTGATGTACCAAAgatcacacaattgggaagtgtctggggcagaTTTCACAGTCTGGGCTCTTTCAAGCCAACTCCAGCACTACTTCTCTACCTGCCTAAAAACCTCATCATTAGTGAGCAACAGATGGAGGATTCTATCTCAGGCTCTGAAAGTTTTTCCTGGTTCTATCACACTACATTCTAAAATCTCACGTTGTGACATTAAGGGAAAAGAATCAATTCAATGAATCAATCAGTGAACAAATACATGTACACAGATCTCCAAATGTAAATTCAATTTGCTAAGGCccactaaaataagaaaaagagtctAACTTCAGACAAGAATGCAATTCTGTTGCAGTCAATTCAAAGGCTGTGACAGCTGAGATCAGTTCTTTAAATCAACAGACATTGAGACtgttgtgctttttttttgttttttatttttctccagataacATATTAGTACAATTTTTCACTAACCCTGTTCTTCAGTGATACATCtgtcagtggaattgtttgtcagctcctggaggggagAAAGATGGTGAGgtgtgtaagggtgaaaaaggggttttatgggttcaatatattaaagatggtctccagaggattgaactattatcaatcctcaattaagaataatctcaaatcaaaatagacttatggaaatttatttacataagaagagagagaggaagtatggaAATAAGAATCtctcccactgattagtccaggtagatcttaaccctcagctgagggttaaagggcccgaggcccagaggtgaatggagcaaacttcattcacagagtctataaaaggaagtttcttaatagaagttcaggaagattcagtctttaccacgtggaacagtctggGTCAGGAACCAgtgaagctccctcaggtccccttcaacAAACCAGccgcctcactcactcaactccctcttttataggGGTCACgtatgcatcacttccagtgcctccTCCTAGCCttcgtgtccaatcacaatagatgctttctcatagaaagcccAGGGGGGCAGCtccattgattctgattcattactcactctagcaccgGTGGGTTagaacctcccagaattggaggtgctctcacctttgctgattaaatctaaagatgggcagtgtagacttaatggaaaaatattctaaataaataaatacattttaaaaagtaataaaaataatcctCTTGGCACATTTTGTGATCTGTGTTTTCCTCCATCCTAggcctctcccttccccaagagagaaggaaataggaaaaaggataaataggGTAAAAGATATGTGTTATTATATACTACATAGTTCCACAGTTGTCGTGTTGTGGCAAAGACAAACATTCTTACATTGAAGAAAAATTGGTGgataaagaaagtgaagaatggcctccttccatctgcattcagactttgtctGCTCCTTCCATAGCAGAGGATGggctttttcattatgaatcctttggaatgGTCCTGGGTCCTGGCATTGCTGATGATAGCTAAGTGATGAACAGTTATTCCTCATACAGAATCCTCTTCCTGTGTAcaaccttctcctggttctgctcacttccctttctatctcttcatGTAAGGTTTTCCTCTGATCatcttgtttctcatttcttaggcacaataatattccattgcaatcacatcataacttgttcagccattcctcatttgatggaTTGCCTTCAGTTTCCATTGCTTTGTTCCCATAAAAAGatttactagaaatatttttctacaaacatGTCTTTTCCctgatctttgatttctttcGGAATCACCTTATAATAGTAGGTATTGCTGGGTCCAAAGCTAAGCAAGTTTAGATATCTCTTAGggaaaagttccaaattgctttccaacaATGGTAGTCTTAGTTCACAGTTCTACAAGCaatgtattattgtcataaaatttccCTGTCCTCTTCaacagttatcattttccttttctgtcatattagccagtctgataagtgtgaggtggtacct encodes:
- the LOC123230511 gene encoding zinc finger protein 345-like, coding for MGEYLQAAIGRNAIVPEIHRIYPLSMCHLEKSKSAFTIYQPIPNCYTLSEGIGWYGFKAMDTTILNEGRSLVVLQRTCAEALGMLDGYVWSVVSESDPGGRQDKDEKKCPSRLNGSLSGSIIFKDVAVDFTQEEWCLLDPSQKALYREVMLENVQNLVSVGLPVPREKFISYFHQGEPPWLPEQKGPRNSCLEAETNFEVTELSAKVSLFVEGSGPQGCMNEDPHDFCSREICDSTIKLNKNPKSNCEFDETAEKFSQNSVLTHDIKLTSGNDYCQDRKYRKCFREEVGLVQSHEKSEMPMYQGNAGGMVFGCTSDHRQPKNKRVEMVSSYECKQCGKAFRKKVYLAKHQRIHTGEKSHQCKQCGKAFRERGNLVTHQRIHTGEKPYECKYCGKAFREKKVLAKHENIHTGHKSFKCKQCEKTFSQRNNLVAHQSIHSGEKPYECKQCGKAFIKKEHLAVHQSIHTGEKPYECKQCGKAFTQKGNLATHQRIHTGEKPYECKHCGKTFTWSVSLAAHQSIHTGEKPYECKQCGKTFTLKCSLAAHQRIHSGEKPYDCKQCGKAFTASGSLAKHQRIHTGEKPYKCKQCGKAFIQRSNLTRHQTIHTGEKPYQSKHCGTVFTQRASLAEHQRILIGEKPHECKQCGRPFSQNSQFPVHQRIHTREKPFECKQCGKAFTQRGHLAAHQRIHTGEKPYECKQCGKAFTWRASLTSHQRIHTGEKPYECKQCGKAFTKRGNLATHQRIHTGEKPYECKHCGKAFTWRASLAKHQSIHTGEKPYECKQCGKAFTQKDHLVIHQRIHTGEKPYECKQCGKAFTQKDHLARHQSIHTGEKLYFVGYVVGCLVIR
- the LOC123246118 gene encoding zinc finger CCCH domain-containing protein 15; the encoded protein is MPPKKQAPAGGNKKAEQKKKEKIIEDKTFGLKNKKGAKQQKFIKAVTHQVKFGQQNPRQAAQNEGDKKLKKDDKKKELQELNELFKPVVAAQKISKGADPKSVVCAFFKQGQCTKGDKCKFSHDLSLERKCEKRSVYIDARDEELEKDTMDNWDEKKLEEVVNKKHGEAEKKKPKTQIVCKHFLDAIENNKYGWFWVCPGGGDNCMYRHALPPGFVLKKDKKKEEKEDEISLEDLIERERSALGPNVTKITLESFLAWKKRKRQEKIDKLEQDMERRKADFKAGKALVISGREVFEFRPELVDDDDEEADDTRYTQGTGGDEVEDLIRVNDIDLSQYIPKDVDETGITVASLERFSTYTSVEKDDNKLSEASGGGAENGEQSDLEENNEEQENGVIGAVPVDENLFTGEDLDELEEELNTLDLEE